The region CCTAGCGGAAAAGAACTACTCATAGGTTCCATCGCCTACTTTCGTCACAAAGATGGCTGCAAACAAATCGACCCAGCTAATATAATATCAACAATCAAAAGAAAATTGTTTGCATACAATCTAAATCACAATAAAAATCATCGTTTCTTTATATCAGAATCCACCTTTTCTAATTGAGCGAACTCCATCGGTTTGTTTGCAGCCCAAAGTGTTCGATAAATTGTTTGACTGAAAACCAATTACAATCTGCAGGTCTTTTAATTCCGAGAGTTGGGTCAAAAACGATTCGGAAAGCTGTGGGATTACTCGGTGGCATAATAACACCTCATAATGTCTTCTTATATTCTGCAGTCGTACAATCAAGAAAAATTGACCCCAAAAAAAAGGGTCAAGTCCAAGAAGCTTTGTATTACTACACAATAGAATCATCACTTGCCATTTTCGTGACCTTCATGATCAACATGTTTGTCACCACCATTTTTGCCAAGGCTTTTTACAACACAAAAGAGGCCAACACTATAGGCCTATTGAACGCAGGGTATTATCTTGAAGAAAAATACGGAAAAGACGTTTTCCCAATCTTTTACATTTGGGGGATCGGGCTTTTAGCAGCCGGGCAGAGTAGCACGTTAACGGGCACCTATGCCGGGCAGTTCATCATGGGCGGGTTTCTTGATCTTGACATGAGAAAATGGTTAAGAACTTTGATCACAAGGAGTTGTGCGATTGTGCCAACGATTATTGTAGCAATTTACTTTAATAGATCAGAAGATTCGTTAGATGTTCTTAATCAATGGGTTAATGTGCTTCAAGGGATGCAGATTCCTTTTGCTGTTATCCCACTTGTTCGATTGGTGTCATGTGAGCGGATCATGGGACCATTTAGGATTAAACCATCCATGGAGGtatgaatttattattattaattattattatttttaagaaagTTTAATGCTGTGATCTTTTGGTTATTGGTTAATTTGTGTTTGTAGAGGGTGGTATGGTTTGTAGCTTGGATTGTGATTGCTATCAATGGATGTGTTTTGATAGAGTTTTTCGTGTCTCAAGTTGATGGATTCATGATTGGTTTTGTGGTCTGTGTTTTGAATGTTGCTTACGGTTCGTTCATTTGGTATTTGATTTCACATGGTAATAACTACTTGGTTGTTACTATCAGTGTCATTGTTATAGTCATTGTTGTTAGTATCATTGTCACTAATAGTTGGGTTTGTATTTTGCATGCAGATCATGTACATGTAGCTTGACCCAACGCGATAATGGTGGAGATTTGTAGAGGGATGTTGTAAGTATTTATTATGTAGAGTTTTGTGTACATATTAAGGAAGTTTCAAGTTCGCTCACTCTatagttgtatttttttttaaatattgacTATGGATTGTATATATTTACAAATTTTCTCAAATAGGAAATAGAATGCTATTATATTGTTAGCTTCGGTTTTTCTAATTAAGACACAATAAGGGaattttagtaattt is a window of Lactuca sativa cultivar Salinas chromosome 1, Lsat_Salinas_v11, whole genome shotgun sequence DNA encoding:
- the LOC111889126 gene encoding metal transporter Nramp2, with amino-acid sequence MSTAFLDPGNLEGDLQTGAVSGYSLLWLLLWSAVMGLLIQLLSARLGVVTGRHMAEICRDEYPYWAILVLWFMAEIALITADIQEVIGSAIAIKLLSNGVVPLWAGVLITACDCFIFLFLESYGVRKLEALFASFITIMALSFAWMFADTSPSGKELLIGLLIPRVGSKTIRKAVGLLGGIITPHNVFLYSAVVQSRKIDPKKKGQVQEALYYYTIESSLAIFVTFMINMFVTTIFAKAFYNTKEANTIGLLNAGYYLEEKYGKDVFPIFYIWGIGLLAAGQSSTLTGTYAGQFIMGGFLDLDMRKWLRTLITRSCAIVPTIIVAIYFNRSEDSLDVLNQWVNVLQGMQIPFAVIPLVRLVSCERIMGPFRIKPSMEV